TTCAGCGAGATCATGGGAGAAACCCCGCGTGCCTACCGGGCGAGGGAGCACAGCGCAGTCGAGGCCATGCCATCCTGCCTTGCCCGGTTTGCCACCCGCCCCCTGCGCAGCGCGGCGCCCCCTGCGGAGGGTTCGGATCCGCTCCCGGCCCCAGCGGCCGCGGCCCCGGGCAAGGCGAGCAGGATCGAAGAAGCGGCGCAACGGGCCGCCGGATAGCGTGGTTGCCATGACCATTTCACTTCAATACACCAATGTCACCGTCAACAACACCGACGAGGCCGTGGCCTTCTACCGTGACGCGCTGGGGCTGTCCGTCCTGAACGACGTGGCCTCCGGCGGCTTCCGCTGGGTCACGCTCGGCAGCGACGCGCAGCCCGGCCTGGGCATCGTGATCTCGGAGCCGCACGCCGGCCGCTCCCAGGCCGACGGCGACGCCCTTCAGGAACTGCTGACCAAGGGCGTGCTGCCCATGCTTGTGTTCCAGACCGACGACCTCGACGGCACGTTCGAGCAGGCCCGGGCGTTCGGCGCTGAGGTGCTGCAGGAACCGATCGAGCAGCCGTGGGGCCCGCGCGACTGCGCCTTCCGCGACCCCTCCGGCAACACGGTCCGCATCTCGCAGGCCTGACCTCCTAGGAAATGCGCCCGTCCCCCAGTAATGCGCCCTGTCTACGGGGCGCATTACTGGGGGCCGGGCGCGCAAACTGTCCGCACGCATCGACAAACCGATGTTTCCCCTTCCGAAGGGTTATCCACAGTCCCGCCGAGCCCACTTACATGGGCCCCGGGCTCTGGAACGCTTGGAGGCATGAGCACGCCACGGTTGATTCTCCCCTCCGATGTGGAGCTTGCCGGCCAGGACTCACGACTCCTCGCCAGGCTGTGCAACATCGGGCGTTATGTTCGTGTCCGGCGCGGCGTCTATGCGGAGGCTTCTGACTGGCATCCACTCGATGAGCCCTCGCAGTATGGGCTGCGTGCAATTGCGTTCCAGCTGGCCACCAAGCACCAGCCGGTCTTCTGCCGGAACACGGCCGCGCTGCTGTGGGGCTTGTGGACCATCGGCACTCCGCAAAAGCTGCACGTCCTGACGGAGGAGAGGGGCGGCGGCCGCAGCCGTGGTGACGTCGTCCGGCATTTTGGGCATATCGACGCTGGGGTGGTGCGTTGCGGCCCACTCCTCCTGACGGACAAGCTCACCACAACCATGGAATTGATCACCCGGCTGACATTTGAACGGGCGTGGCCGTGTGTGATTCCAGCCTGCACAAGGCCAAGTATCCCCGGCCGGTCAACGTCTTCACTCCCATGGGTTTCCCCGAGTCCAACCACGAGCCCGTGTGGCGCGTCGATGAACCGCAGGGTGCACCCCTGTCCAAGCCGGAGCTGCTTCACGCGGCCGAGTTCCTTCCGTCAAAGTCGGCCCGGAACAGGGCTGTGGCCGTCATTGAGTTCGCGTCAGGACTGTCCGGTTCTGCCGGCGAATCCCTCAGCAGGGTCCGAATGGGGCAGTTGGGTTTTGCCGCCCCGGAACTGCAACACCGCTTTATTCTCCGCGATGGCAGCAACGCATTCGTTGACTTTTGGTTCGAGGTGCAGCGCGGAGGCTGGCGAGTTCGACGGCCGCGGCAAGTACCTGCGCAAGGACTGGGCGGGCGGCCGGTCCCTGCAGGACCGGATCATGGCTGAGAAGAACCGTGAGGACCAGATCCGCGCCAGAATGTGGGCGTCTTTCGATGGACATGGCAGGAGATGATGGACCTTCGGGGCTTTGAACAGCTGCCTCCAGGCCGGGATCCCTCAAAGGATCCGGCAAAGATAGTGACCGGCAAGAAATGCGCCCGTTCCCCATTAATGCGCCCTGTGGAAGGGGCGCATTAATGGGGAACGGGCGCGGGCCTCGACGGACCGGACCCCGAACCGGCTAGATCAGCCCGTCCGAGAGTGGTTCGGCGTGCCAAAGCGGTGCGCCGTGATGCTGACGGCCTGCTCGTGCAGGAACGGCAGCATCTCAACGCGTCCGGCCTCGGTGACCTCATGGTGGTAGATCGCCAGGTCGGGACGGCCGCCGGTGGCTCATACACGGCCGAGGCGTCCCCGCCGATGAGGCGGATGCGGCCGGCACCGAAGCGCCGCGCGGTGGCGAGCCAGTCGGCGTCGTTCTCCACGGTGACGCGGATGCGCAGGCTCACCAGCAGCGCTGCCACGGCGTTGGGAAGTTCGACGGCGGAGGAGACTTCCGGGGTGGCCCGGCGAGGATGCCTGCCGCCAGCACGCGCAGCAGCTTGGCCACCGGCTCGCCCTCGGCGAGGCGGACCAGCGGTTTCAGCGGCACGTACCGGAACACGTTGCGCTCGGCGGACAGGCCGGACACATCCTTGGCGGTGCCGAACTCGGCGGCCCACGCCGCCGCGTCGCTGTGCAGCGAACGGGTCAGAAAGGCCCGCTCGTCGTCCGTCAGGGAAGACGCGGCCGTGACCATCTTGCGCGCGGCGTCGCCCAGCGGAGTGGTGGCCGTGGACGGCGCGGGAAGCCAGTTGCCCAGACCCACCAGATAGTTGGGACCGCCCGCCTTGGTGCCGGCGCCGACGGCCGACTTCTTCCAGCCGCCGAACGGCTGGCGTTGGACAATGGCGCCGGTGATGCCGCGGTTGACGTACAGGTTGCCGGCCTGGACCGTGTCGAGCCATAGCCCGATTTCTGCTGAATCAAGCGAGTGCAGGCCGCTGGTCAGCCCGTAGTCGATCCTGTTGACCATGGTGATGGCGTCCTCCAGCGTTTCCGCCGCCATGACGCCCAGGACGGGGCCAAAGTACTCGGTGAGGTGGAATTCCGATCCGTCCGCGACGCCCGTGCGCACGCCCGGGGACCACAGCCGGCCGGTGGAATCGAGCTGCCTGGGCTCGATGGCCCAGGACTCCCCGGCTTCCAGTGTCGTCAGCGCCCTGCGGAGCTTGCCGGCGGCCGGTTCGATGATCGGGCCCATCTGGCTCGTGGCGGTTTCCGGGTACCCAACGAACATGCTGCGGGCCGCGTCGAGGAGCTGGTTGTGGAAGCGTGGGGACCGGGCCACGGAGCCGACCATGATGACCAGGGAAGCGGCGGAGCACTTCTGCCCGGCGTGCCCGAACGCGGACTGCACCACGTCCTTGGCGGCCAAGTCCAGGTCGGCGCTGGGCGTGACGATGATGGCGTTCTTGCCGGATGTCTCGGCCAGCAGCGGCAGATCGGTGCGGAAGCTGCGGAACAGCTCGGCCGTTTCGTAGCCGCCGGTCAGGATGACGCGGTCCACCTTCGGGTGGGAGATGAGCGCCTGGCCGAGCTCACGCTCCTCCAGCTGCACCAGCGCCAGCACGTCGCGCGGGACGCCGGCGTCCCACAGCGCCTGGACCATGATGGAGCCGCTGCGCCGCGC
This genomic stretch from Arthrobacter dokdonellae harbors:
- a CDS encoding VOC family protein, yielding MTISLQYTNVTVNNTDEAVAFYRDALGLSVLNDVASGGFRWVTLGSDAQPGLGIVISEPHAGRSQADGDALQELLTKGVLPMLVFQTDDLDGTFEQARAFGAEVLQEPIEQPWGPRDCAFRDPSGNTVRISQA